A genomic segment from Triticum dicoccoides isolate Atlit2015 ecotype Zavitan chromosome 1A, WEW_v2.0, whole genome shotgun sequence encodes:
- the LOC119268522 gene encoding MDIS1-interacting receptor like kinase 2-like, with protein sequence MRAQSSLASAIQLIRSCSAMERHAQQGQASGRAAAWWGALLLFLLMSSSQLRGASSAPGEAEALVEWKSSLPRLAALASWDREAAANSTSAACSWHGVSCDVVGRVVSVDVSGAGLAGTLDALDLSSLPSLGSLNLSFNSLTGSFPSNVSAPLLGLRSVDLSNNSFSGPIPTMLPVYMPNLEHLNLSSNQFVGEIPASLAKLTKLQSLILGSNRLSGGIPPVLGSISGLRALELQSNPLGGAIPSSLRNLRSLERINVSLALLESTIPTGLSGCTNLTVVGLAGNKLSGKLPVSLAKLTKIQEFNVSKNMLTGTILPDYFTAWTQLTVFQADRNRFNGEIPTEIGMALRLEFLSLATNNLSGPIPSVTGRLTDLKLLDLSENELSGTIPRTMGNLTRLEVLRLYDNKLTGRLPAEFGNMTALQRLSISTNMLEGEFPAELARLPNLRGLIAFENLFSGAIPPGLGRNGLFSMVSMSDNRFSGGLPPGLCKSAPRLRFLALDNNHLTGDVPACYSNFTKLERFRVAGNRLEGNLPEILGSQLPDLYYIDLSRNLFEGELPEHWAQFRSLSYLHLDVNKISGTIPPGYGVMSALRDLSLASNRLTGTIPPELGKLALLKLNLGHNMLSGRIPVTLGNIATMLLLDLSENDLHGGVPLELTELSSIWYLNLSGNSLTGEVPALLGKMGSLEKLDLSGNPGLCGDVAGLNSCTLNSTGGGSRRHKARLNLVIALAVAAALLASVAAVACVVVRRKGRTGEGEDMPETERTATARVSEMALQASIWGKDVEFSFGDILAATEHFNEAHCIGKGSFGSVYQADLPGGHSVAVKKLDASETDDAFRGISEKSFENEVRALTHVRHRNIVKLHGFCASSGCMYLVYERVERGSLTKVLYGGGDRSWERFDWPARVRAIRGLAHALAYLHHDCSPPMIHRDVSINNVLLDAEYETRLSDFGTARFLAPGRSNCTSMAGSYGYMAPELAYLRVTTKCDVYSFGVVAMEILMGKFPGELISSLYSLDEARGVGESALLLLKDVVDQRLDLPAGKLAGQLVFLFVVALSCVRTNPDARPTMRTVAQELSAQRRSTLDRPFAAISIGDLTILQV encoded by the exons ATGCGCGCGCAATCTAGCTTGGCATCCGCGATCCAACTCATCCGAAGCTGCTCAGCGATGGAGCGCCATGCCCAGCAAGGACAAGCGTCCGGGCGCGCCGCCGCATGGTGGGGCGCGCTCCTTCTCTTCCTGCTCATGTCGTCCTCACAGCTGCGCGGCGCGAGCTCCGCGCCGGGCGAAGCCGAGGCGCTCGTGGAATGGAAGAGCAGCCTGCCGCGTCTCGCCGCTCTCGCCTCGTGGGACCGGGAGGCCGCCGCCAACTCCACCTCCGCGGCGTGCTCGTGGCACGGCGTGTCGTGCGACGTCGTCGGCCGGGTCGTGAGCGTCGACGTGTCCGGCGCCGGCCTCGCGGgcacgctcgacgccctggacctcTCGTCGCTGCCCAGCCTCGGCAGCCTCAACCTCAGCTTCAACTCGCTGACGGGATCGTTCCCGTCGAACGTGTCCGCGCCACTCCTCGGCCTCAGGTCTGTAGATTTGTCCAACAACAGCTTCTCGGGTCCGATTCCGACGATGCTGCCGGTGTACATGCCCAACCTCGAGCACCTCAACCTTTCGTCAAACCAGTTCGTGGGGGAGATACCGGCGTCCCTCGCCAAGTTGACCAAGCTTCAGAGCCTTATCCTCGGCTCCAACAGGCTTTCCGGCGGCATACCGCCGGTGCTCGGTTCCATCTCAGGGCTAAGAGCGCTCGAGCTGCAGAGCAACCCGCTGGGCGGCGCCATCCCCTCCTCTCTCCGCAACCTCCGTTCGCTGGAGCGCATCAATGTCAGCCTCGCTCTGCTGGAGTCAACCATTCCGACGGGGCTCAGCGGCTGCACCAACCTTACCGTCGTCGGCCTCGCCGGGAACAAGCTCTCCGGGAAGCTGCCGGTGTCGTTGGCCAAGCTGACGAAAATACAAGAGTTCAACGTGTCCAAGAACATGCTCACCGGGACGATCTTGCCGGACTACTTCACGGCCTGGACCCAGCTCACGGTGTTCCAGGCTGACAGAAACCGTTTCAACGGCGAGATCCCCACGGAGATCGGGATGGCGTTGAGGCtggagttcctctccctcgcgaccAACAACCTCTCCGGCCCGATCCCGTCGGTCACCGGAAGGCTGACAGACCTGAAGCTGTTGGACCTTTCGGAGAATGAACTCTCCGGCACTATCCCACGGACAATGGGCAACCTCACCAGATTAGAGGTTCTTCGGCTGTATGACAACAAGCTCACCGGCCGGTTGCCGGCCGAGTTCGGGAACATGACGGCGCTCCAGAGGCTGTCCATAAGCACCAACATGCTCGAGGGCGAGTTTCCGGCCGAGCTCGCCCGCTTGCCAAACCTCCGTGGCCTGATCGCCTTCGAAAACCTCTTCTCCGGCGCCATCCCGCCGGGTCTTGGCCGGAACGGCTTGTTCTCCATGGTCAGCATGTCAGACAACAGGTTCTCCGGTGGGCTACCTCCGGGGCTGTGCAAGAGCGCGCCGCGCCTCCGGTTTCTCGCCTTGGACAACAACCACCTCACCGGCGACGTGCCCGCCTGCTACAGCAACTTTACGAAGCTCGAGCGCTTCCGCGTGGCAGGCAACCGGCTGGAAGGAAATTTGCCAGAGATCCTCGGGTCGCAGCTGCCGGATTTGTACTACATTGACCTGTCCAGGAACCTGTTTGAAGGCGAGCTCCCAGAGCACTGGGCTCAGTTCAGAAGCCTCTCATACCTGCACTTGGATGTCAACAAAATCAGCGGGACAATTCCTCCCGGTTACGGCGTCATGTCTGCATTGCGAGATCTGAGCCTCGCATCCAACCGTCTCACCGGCACGATCCCGCCTGAGCTCGGAAAATTAGCACTGCTTAAGCTGAATCTTGGTCACAACATGTTGTCTGGCCGAATCCCTGTGACACTAGGGAACATCGCCACGATGCTACTGCTGGACCTGTCCGAAAATGATCTCCACGGAGGCGTGCCGCTGGAGCTGACAGAGTTGAGCTCCATTTGGTACCTGAACCTGAGCGGCAACAGTCTCACCGGCGAGGTTCCAGCTCTGCTCGGCAAGATGGGCTCGCTGGAGAAGTTGGATCTCAGTGGCAACCCGGGTCTATGCGGCGACGTAGCTGGCCTGAATTCCTGCACCTTGAATTCTACCGGCGGCGGCTCTCGGCGGCACAAGGCAAGGCTGAACCTTGTCATAGCGCTCGCCGTTGCCGCTGCGCTGCTGGCCTCCGTCGCTGCCGTGGCATGCGTGGTGGTCCGCAGGAAGGGACGAACCGGCGAGGGCGAAGATATGCCCGAGACCGAGAGAACGGCGACGGCGAGAGTCAGCGAAATGGCTCTGCAGGCTTCGATATGGGGCAAGGATGTGGAGTTCTCCTTCGGTGACATCCTGGCCGCGACCGAGCACTTCAACGAGGCCCACTGCATAGGCAAAGGCAGCTTCGGGAGCGTGTACCAGGCCGACCTTCCAGGCGGCCACTCCGTCGCCGTCAAGAAGCTGGATGCGTCGGAGACAGACGACGCGTTTAGGGGCATCAGTGAGAAGAGCTTCGAGAACGAGGTGAGGGCACTGACGCACGTCCGCCACCGGAACATCGTCAAGCTCCACGGCTTCTGCGCCTCCAGCGGGTGCATGTACCTGGTCTATGAGCGCGTCGAGAGGGgcagcctcaccaaggtgctctacGGAGGCGGCGACCGCAGCTGGGAAAGGTTCGACTGGCCGGCAAGGGTGCGCGCGATCAGGGGTCTGGCGCACGCGCTGGCCTACCTGCACCACGACTGCTCGCCGCCGATGATCCACCGCGACGTGTCCATCAACAACGTCCTGCTGGACGCCGAGTACGAGACCCGGTTGTCGGACTTCGGCACGGCCAGATTCCTCGCGCCCGGACGCTCCAACTGCACCAGCATGGCCGGCTCCTACGGCTACATGGCACCAG AGCTGGCGTACTTGAGGGTGACGACCAAATGCGACGTGTACAGCTTCGGCGTCGTGGCCATGGAGATCCTGATGGGCAAGTTCCCGGGCGAGCTCATAAGCTCCTTGTACAGCTTGGACGAGGCGCGTGGCGTGGGCGAGTCGGCGCTCCTGCTGCTCAAGGACGTGGTGGACCAGAGGCTGGACCTTCCTGCCGGGAAATTGGCTGGGCAGCTGGTCTTCCTCTTTGTTGTGGCCTTGTCGTGCGTTCGGACGAACCCTGATGCCCGGCCGACCATGCGCACCGTCGCACAGGAGCTCTCTGCTCAACGGCGGTCTACCTTGGATAGGCCATTCGCTGCCATCAGCATCGGCGACCTCACAATTCTGCAGGTGTGA